The Oryzias latipes chromosome 1, ASM223467v1 genome contains a region encoding:
- the LOC111948188 gene encoding uncharacterized protein LOC111948188, with protein MQRGGRTTRARIEHKDYSTANMDNGEEEEAGASGASTGTEGEEPTLQHLTSILQAFMGQQEAREMRLQEEAKQQEHRLKGLQHQFQLLQMEVQARTSPVPDYTSSAPDPTEESGSDDRLPQAVHQTAGAQQVTTHPRFSMDPRLEKLTENDDIEHFLITFERIATACKWVESDWVFRLIPLLTGKARSAYVNMDVDDSLNYEKVKTAILHKYDISPESYRQRFRSLEGGPDESPKELYARLKELYDKWIQPRGLDKRTWA; from the exons aTGCAACGAGGAGGAAGGACTACAAGAGCACGCATTGAACATAAGGACTACAGCACTGCCAACATGGACaatggagaggaggaggaggctggagcttcaggagctAGTACAGGTACTGAGGGTGAAGAGCCAACATTGCAACATCTCACTAGTATTCTCCAGGCCTTCATGGGACAACAGGAAGCCCGAGAAATGAGACTCCAGGAGgaagcaaagcagcaggaacACAGGCTAAAAGGCCTGCAGCATCAGTTCCAACTTTTGCAGATGGAGGTGCAGGCCCGGACGTCACCTGTTCCTGATTACACCTCATCAGCCCCTGATCCAACGGAGGAGTCTGGTTCAGATGATCGGCTGCCACAGGCCGTACATCAGACAGCAGGGGCACAGCAAGTAACCACTCACCCTCGCTTCTCTATGGATCCCAGGTTAGAAAAGCTAACAGAAAACGATGACATTGAACATTTCCTAATAACTTTTGAACGCATAGCAACAGCGTgcaagtgggtggagtcagactGGGTTTTCCGCCTCATCCCACTGCTCACTGGTAAGGCCAGAAGTGCCTATGTTAACATGGATGTCGATGATTCTTTGAACtatgaaaaagttaaaactgcAATCTTGCATAAATATGACATCAGCCCTGAGTCTTACCGACAGAGATTTCGTTCCTTGGAAGGGGGCCCCGACGAAAGTCCCAAGGAGCTTTATGCCCGTCTCAAAGAACTCTATGATAAGTGGATTCAACCCAGAG GTCTGGATAAAAGAACATGGGCCTAA